GTTTCCACTACTCTTACTTAATGTAAGTAGCAAAGATTGCACTTGCTGGTAGGATTTCGCATTCCTTGATAggacaggctgcagctctgaagaGCCTCACCAGTGCATCAGAGACCACTCACATTCCTCTGATCCCATAATTAGAAACCATCTACATCTCCAAACTGCAGCACTTCTAATCCTGAGGATAACCAGGATAAACCATCTTTCACAGAAGCTACTGCAAAGTGTGGAAAAAACCTCTCTTTACATGCCAATGATACTcacacagctctgaaaaaatattactgacCCTTAAAGATGTGGTAAGCTTTAAGCACAATGCTTAGTCTCTAATTACAGTGTAAACTATTAGAGAACAAATCTTACAGACCCCTGAAAAGGCTTTTTTGTTAATGCCTATTTGAATTAAGTTATGAGCATATGTATATTCACAGTGAAATCCAGATGAATTTCAGATGCCTAAAGCCTCCTAAATAAGTTTTGAGACCTATAGGTCACACCACCATCTAAAAATGCACAGATCAATGACAGTGTCAGTTCCCAACAcacaaattaaaacatttgGCTGACATGTACATTGTGTCTCCCAATGCCTCTCAAttcaaaacagggaaaaggaaaatatgcaaCCCATTTGAAGACTGCTAAGTAAACTTTATTATTGCCAAGGCTAGTAGTGCTTATTGAGCCAAAATTAAATCATTCTACAGTGGGAATTTCAGAAGGTGTTGGGAGTGTGGCATAATAGCAGCCAGGGGCAAGATGTGAGTCTGCCTTCAGGACTATTCATGACTTCTATTCTTTCAAAGCTGGCATGGATAGGgatctctttaattttttatgtgGGGAACTGTGCCTTTTTTTGAGCAACCTCACCTGCTGTGATGACTCATTTCAGTAGCACTGAGCCCAGATCTCTTGTCTAAAGCTCAGTGGAATTCAGCTTTCTCATTTCACAGGAGATctcattatttcctttaaattgcCACGTACACAGCTAAAACAATGTAATCTCCCCAAAAGACACAGACtatgaaaaattacatttcagaaatgaGGTCATTCTAGAGATAAATCTGGAGAGAACCATCAGGGTTTGACAAAGATTCATGTTTCAAGAAAAAGCAGGCATCGTTAACTCAGATACAAGCACAGCTAATCAAAGTATTTACCTGCTCAATTCATATGCAGATATTACTCTGCTCCACCAAAAGAatctcatttcttctccatcaCCCTACACATATTCATGCAGAAGATAAAATGCATAAACCCAAGGAATTGCAAGGGAAATCTTCAGAGAGCCTGCAGGTAGATCAGtttttaatgctgcttttatTCCATTTATGCTAAAAATGTAACATCTAACCCACTCCTGAAGCCACCagattcccattcccagcactgcatAGAACAGGACAGAAtggcaaagaggagaaaaacctCAGAACATAAAAAGGTTCCCCAGTTACCAGATTTGAATGCCTTTAAGCAACTCCTGTCCTCCAGAAAACTTCTTGTTTCTTACCTCCTGTTGCGTTCTTCAAAACAAGGCAGGCATTTTGAACTCAGTGGCACAGAAATCATCAGAGAGAGGCACTCATGGCTCCTCTACCAAAATCTCCAATTTTTGTGACTGAATACAACCATAAACACTGTAAGACTAAAACAacactacagaaaaatattttgatttatacCTTCTAGGCAAAACAGCACATCTTCTTCAGATCCTAAACATGGCACtgaggagaaaattaaaaattcatttcttACACAGCTAGCActtcttttgcatttctgttaaTCAGTCCAAATTTCTATTTCAGGCACAAAGTCTCTGgttaattctgtatttcaatTGAAAATTCACCTcttaaataaactttttaattaGCACCTCTTTCAAATTGTGTAATTGTTAATTAGTTGCTCTCTGTTAATTTTAAGTTTGCTGCCAAAGTGTTCTGAGACTTTATAAATAGCCCACTTCATATTTGGTTTGTCATCACTGTGATGTGACAATGTGGCAGGCcagacacagagcagggaagggagtgGCATCCTTCTGGAACCAACTCCACTGAGAAATCCTGCAGGTCACAAACTGAAACCAGGAGGAACTCAGGAAAAGCAATTACACCTTGTtaacagcaaaggaaatttcTGTTTGTGATGAATAATTAGTAattgataaaattatttcatttctgttatACACTGTGGTGGAGGTCACACGTCCTAAATCAGGCTTGGGTGGAACAGCACCAACACCTCTGCAAACAGAAACAAGGGACAAATTAGAGGCAGGACAATcgttcacacacacacagactggggctcTCCTGCTTCTCATCAAGaaacagcaccaaaaaaatGTCACAAATGTGAGAGACAAGAAGCACCAGgagcagaaaggaaggaggggagcaggagggtcACAGCTCACTGCCTGCAGACACAGGCTTTGGGAgtacagcacagcagctcctggagagatttttagaagtttttcctctggcaaggagaaaatacagcaattttTGCTGGAGAATCTgaattctgcaggaaaacaggaaaaagggcTGGGAATTTAGGAGCTGAAAGTGGGAAGTTGGTATAAAATGTATTATTGGACCAACCAGGAACTCCAATACAATGAAATCGACTataaaaggcaggaaaaaactCAGCTAAAAGAACCTAAACTAAAAAGAAGAGATGGCAGAAGATTGATGCTTGAACACCAACACAATTCCCAACTGTGTGCAATGTGATTTATtagtatacattttaaacaaCACATTAGATGTTAAATCCAGCTTTTTGCTACAACCTTTCATGATACATCAGTGATGaaaaattggggtttttaaaCTGACATCAAAACTTATCGCAAAAGGGGAAGAGCTGTAGCTTTTGTGGCTTTTAGAGATAATTGGAGCAACCTGTGTGAAAACATGAATTCACAGACACACACTCTCAATATTTCTGAGTATCAGTACTTAGTGTCATTAACACTGCAGTCTAACTACTACTGCCAGTGATATAAGAATATTTTAGCTGCCCTCAGACTTCATAATTTCAATTCACTGTCCTTAACAAAGCCTTTCAAAGAGCCGTGGTGtttgtatttaaagaaatagtGGAGGGAATGCTGTCACTACAGACTTTGCCGGCCAGATAAACAAAAGATTTGCTTCTCCAAAGCAAACACTCTCGATAAGCACTTCAAATATCAGCACCTAAACACACAGAGATGAAGGTGCTGAATGTGACAAACTGTGACACGCCAACCCGTGTGTGTCTGCCTCCCTCTGCCGGATCACAGCTGTGTAGCTACTgtagctgcaaaaaaaaaaaaaacaacaaaactgctggccaaaaaaacacacacagaccaCTTTTGTCTCAAAACTCTGCTCTTTGTGTCATTTATGGTCAGCCTGTCCCCATGCAGAACCCAGGATTAAATGTCCCCAGCTCTGGTACCAAATTTGCATTGCCAAAGGTGAAGGCAGGTGTGTGAGCTGCGTGTAACACTACAAATAAAGCACAGGTATCTTGCCAACAAAAGCAGAGTTTTTCTCACCTCTCATAGCATGACAGTCTTGATGGGCAGAAAAGAATTGTCTGAAATTCACCAAAGGCcacaaggtcctgcacctggggaggaataatcccatgcaccagcacagcctgggggccaacctgctggaaagcagctctgtggagaaggacctgggggtcttGGTGGACAAAAaactgtccatgagccagctgtgTGTCCTGGAAGCCAAGAAGGCCAGTAGCATCCTGTGGTGCattttccctccctccatccccaaacgttgccagcaggtcagggaggggatcctgcccctgaacatgaggaaaaacttctttactgtgcaggtgacagagcactgaagaggctgcccagagagaaTCGTGGTGTCAGATTTCTCCTCTGATCAGTGTTTATCAGTGTGTTCCATTTACAAAATATGCAACCTGTACTGGGATTGCACTGGTACtggaattttaattatttaggCACACTGCATGTAACACAACATGCATAAACTCTAAGTCAGAGCTCTAACCCTTAACactgtgctttaaaataaaatactgagcAACTCTTGCCATTACTTTTCTGTCCCCACCTCTTTTCAGGGCACTGACTGTCActctggtgacagctggaatcTGTAGGTCTGACAAGTTTCAAAACATTCACATCAGCATTGGCTCAGAGCACTGCACTAAAAGTTCACAGAAGTTCTGCTTCTAGAAAATCTTTTTGGTTTATTCAAGAGAAGGCTTGAAAAATGGAATTCACTCCAGAGTACACAGCAGTCCCTAAGGGGCTGTGTACTGTTGAAGACTGCTCAAGGCTCCATTAGTAGTGCAGTGGGATTTTCACCTCAATTTAAGTGAATTTATTGATCCTGACTAACCTCCACAGCCCCTGCAGTCACCAATGCTTTATCAACAGTACTGCTACAGCACCTCTGTTACTAGGGTTGTCCAGAATACCTCAAATCAGCTTAAATCCATCCCAAAAGTCCTCCTGCTGGGAGCCTGAGAGGATCTTTTTGGCCTGCTCCGAGTTCCACAGAAGCAATCAGCAATGCCCTCACTTGCTGCCTAGGGCTGGAGGAGGGGTGTCATGTTTAATGGAAAGAAGTAAGGCTAAAGAAAAAATCACCAACCAGTATTAATGACAGGTCTCATcctcaaataaaaacaaacaaaatggaaTATTCTGGGGAGTAGGCAAACACCTATCCCCACCCACCAAAACCCCCACAATCCTGAACACCAGATACGCAGAGCATCAGCTAGCCATGTGCAACCACCTGAAGATgaattttttccctcatttcatCACCAACATCCTTCCATCATCAGTAGCTGACTTATTTCACATACAGCCTTGAAGAAAAACCTCTAAAAGTTAAAGACTTTTAGGACAGTGCCTTCCTCACTTCTTTTAACCAATGCTGCTTCCGGAGTTTACTGCACCCTTTCAAACACTGCATTCCCAGCCCAGAAATAAAACCGCcaggctgagattttttttgggggggcaggtgtgttttggtttggggattttttttatgcCTCCAACTATCCctgccctttttttttacatcaaagCTGATGCACAACTGCAGGGTCTCATTACTACTCGATACATTTTGCAGGTACCAACTCCCTTGACTGATgcctgttggtttttttttgttgttgttgtcacTTGAcgattttgggggttttgtccCTTTGTGCGACAGTGACTACACCCGCAATTCGTGTGACTCCTCAAACCCGCACCCTCGGCCGGCTCCATTCCTGCCCTACCACAGGAAACCTGGGAAGACGCTGGGGAGAGAAGCAACAAGGGATGGAAATGGAAAGGAACGGGGCAGCCTCCGGCCGGAGGGGAGCGCGCCGAGCCCAGCCTGGGCGGCTCCGGCGGCCGGGGCGCCGCGGGGACAACGGCGGGGCTATCCCGGGGAACCTCGGGGACAACGGCGGGGCTATCCCGGGGAACCTCGGGGACAACGGCGGGGCTGTCCCGGGGAGCCTCGGGGACAACGGCGGGGCTGTCCCGGGGAGCCTCGGGGACAACGGCGGGGCTGTCCCGGGGAACCTCGGGGACAACGGCGGGAGCTGTCCCGGGGACAACGGCGGGGCTGTCCCGAGACGCCGCGGGCACAACGGCGGGGCTGTCCCGGGGAGCCTCGGGGACAACGGCGGGGCTGTCCCGGGACGCCGCGGGCACAACCGCCGGTCTCCCCGGGCGGTCCCGGTCGCCGCGGGCACAACGGCCGGCAGCGGCCGCGCTGACGCCGCGCCATGACCGTGCAACGCCCGTCGTGGCCGCCGCTGTACTTCCCGCACTTCCACGGCGCCGAGCCCGTGCCGCGGCAGGCCGGCGGCGCCTGGGCCCCGCTGGCCGCGCTGTGCTGGCCGTGGCAGCCGCTGccggccgcggccgggccgccCCGCTACGCCGCGCTGCCCGCGCCCGTGGTGCCGGAGCCGCCGCGCCTCTGCTGCCCGCCGGGAGCGCCGCGGGCCGGGGACGCGGCGCGGCGACCCCCGGAGCTGgcgcagctgcagctgcaggaggagatgtGCGAGCTGGGTATCCGCCttaaggagctggagctggcgGCGCTCATCGGCGACGGCTTCGACGCCAGGCAGTGTGCGTGCGCGTCCCGCCGCGGCGCTGCGCGGGGCGCTGCGGGCGGAGCTGCGGGCACACGGCCCGGCCGCGGGGGCAGCGGGTCCCCCCCGGCAGTGACCCTTAAAGCGGGATGCTCGTGGGGCGGGTTTTGGGTATCTCCGCCCCGCAGCGCCCTAGAGCCAGCCCAGGGACGCGGCAGGGGCAGCGCAGGTGCGTGCGGAGCGCtgcagggaggaaagaaaagtctTTGTCCCGCGTCAGCAGCACCGGGCAGCGCTCACGGAGAGCGGCCGAGGGTGCGGGTTAGAGGAGTCACACGAATTGCGGGTGTAGTCACTGTCGCACAAAGGGACAAAACCCCCAAAGTCGTTAAGtgacaacaaaaaaaccaacgCAGGCATCAGTCAAGGGAGTTGGTACCTGCAAAATGGGTCGAGTAGTAAATGAGACCCTGCGGTTGTGCATCAGctttgatgtaaaaaaaaaaaagggcagggATAGTTGGAGGCGGAAAAATatccccaaaccaaaacacgCCCGCCCCCCAATAGAACTCAAAATAACGCGCACCAAAAGAAACCACCAAGCGAACAAAACCCCTCCAGTTAAATTATAAGTGAGTTTGGCATCTTAATTTTGCAACCTGCTGGCCATGAAGAAAATGCAGGGAATAAAGTAGTTCAGCAGATGATGGTGGTACTGAGAGTTCAGGTGGTGAGGCCAACAACTGTAAGGATTTCATGCTCATCGTTTCCTGCAAGGTCACAGGCTGCAGTCAGGAAACTTTCAGGAGTGCAAAGGTTATAAGAACACAGGAAAATGTCCATCAGATATCTGCATTCAAAGGAAGATCTCAAAAGAAATTCAGACTGGtagtttgcatattttttttctttcattctagGAATACACAccactttccatttttaatacCCACTGTTTTGAGAAACtctcattttcaaatatttgctaGCCAAGGCATTGTAAGGATTATTAGTTTGCTTAATGCGTTATTGGATTTACTTAAAAGTATTGTAAATTATTAATGACATCATTAATGACAAGTTATGTTTAATTCCTGTTTAGATAAAATCCTGAAGAcactggaagaaaagaagatacAAAGCATGAAAGCAATGCAGAACCTGAAGTAATGTCCACCAGCACACTGAGGATTATTTCAGCTGGATATTTTGCCATTATCACTTTTAATGGGTCTTCAATATTGGGTTTCTACTCGCTATATGCTGTTCTCttgccaaattaaaaatatatcgTTGACTTCTTTTGCATATTATTTGTCTGATACTAGTTACTGATAACACTACTGTGTAtttgaacctttttttttttccctccaattACTTTATGCAGGAAGtatataatattttcttcaaaaacactgagaaatgaACACTGTTGTTGTCAGGATTCCCAGCAGCCCATATCTGCAGCTGGGAAACACAGAAACGGCAATATAAAAGatggttgggttttggttttagttCTAAGTATATTAAGTGCAATTTTGAGTAAATAAGTATGGCCAGAAGTCCTAAGCCTCTAAACCAGCTTAAAGAACTACTTTCACATTAGCAGAAAAGTCTTTGTTACAATTACAGTGTATTCCTTTATTGTCTTTAGTGCACCATAAAAttacagaagctgtggcttgaGTCGGTTTTTAACAGAGCAGTCACATGACATTGACTGTTACCTGGCATTATTTCAGGAATAACAGTGCTTAGGCTAAAGCCTGTGGCATTTTTGGAAGTGACAACATCCTTATGTTTGGAATGCAAGTCCTTTCACAAGTAAAAATGGacagaggcagggatgggacGATCTGGACAGCATTTAGCATTCAAAAATAATGCCACACATTAAGAACCCCACAAAGTAGCAAATTGGCTCATCagactgataaaaaaaaaaaccaattacTTTTTCCTGTTCCATTTCCAGAGCAGTAGGTGGCAGCATGAAATAATAAAGTTACCGACCCTGAAGCTGCAATCTTTTGGCaaagagctttatttttaagaggaaTGTTTTAATCtccattttttaaactgttttccaATTGCTCAGCTGTGAAATGTTTTACCACAACACAatatcaaaattttatttcctcttactGTTTATTGCAGCATTCATCCTTATACTGCCTCAATCTTTCCAGCCAGATTTTGATCTACTGTACACAgagtttatattaaaaaaaaaaaaaatctagtttatAACTCCCATTTGTCAATCATCAAACTACAGCAATCACATTTTAATGTGATTACAAAGGAACACCAGAACACTTTGGAAATCTGGGCTGCAGTGTTTCACTGCTCCCCCTGCAGAAAGAGGATAAAAAGTCTCTCAAAGGGTTTTGAGGCTTAAGCAGAAATGGTTAATTGCTGTGAAAATGCGAATGGTTAAGCTGAATTTGTTGGTTACTATGAAAATGAGAACTGTGTTAGTACCCAAACTAAGTACCAGAAAACAAATTTGGATTGGACAAAAAGGGCCAATACACAGAGGCCTTCAGAGGCTTTGTGGAGAAGTGAGGGCTTTAAAATCAAGTTAGGCAACAGAGGAAGTATCTTCATTTTCCCAATCTCCAGATCAATTTCATTCCTAAACCACCCTAAAATTTCCCAAGGTTATTGCAAGGAATTTCAAAGGTTTCCATTACATGGAATTGCTGCTTCCTAACAATTACTTCTCAGCTTTTAACAAGTCTTTCACTCTACATCCAGCTCTCATCAGCCattattcactttttttctttattcatttgttttcttggcttaaacagagctgctttccatgGCACactgttgaaatattttccatctgttgttctgtttttcatatGGCCTTTATGTTGAAACAACACTTGGCATTTAATTACTGGGTGATAATGCAAGGAATAACATCAGTTAAATGTGTAATCTAAATTAGAGTTTCCTGGGGTCACACATCTCCTGAAAAAATCATCTGGATCATGGCTCTTAGCAGGATGGTCACCCTTGGCCAGTGCCACACACAGCACTACTCCATCCTGATGCTTTGGTCAAAACCCTTCcactagaaaaaaaacaggctaTTGATACATAATGGCACATAGGCTGATTTTCATTTGCCCCTAAACATTTCACTTACCTTtacttttctgctctgtttccaCCTGATCTTGTTAAATCCAGTAATTCGCCCTCGTGTGAGGGCTTATGGTTTCATCTCAAAGCTGATCTGTTTATcatttcttttgtaaaaatTAAGCTGTGTATTAGACAAAATAGAACAGCATTCTTACcacattttttcttattcacAAAGAACGtgtaattcattttttttaattgtttctgttCTCTTAGATTGCTCAGGGAAGGCTAAACCTGACATGTAGATGCTGGCACAGTTCAGATCTCTTTCATGTAGCTGCCTTGTGACTC
The window above is part of the Vidua macroura isolate BioBank_ID:100142 chromosome 6, ASM2450914v1, whole genome shotgun sequence genome. Proteins encoded here:
- the C6H11orf91 gene encoding uncharacterized protein C11orf91 homolog; translation: MTVQRPSWPPLYFPHFHGAEPVPRQAGGAWAPLAALCWPWQPLPAAAGPPRYAALPAPVVPEPPRLCCPPGAPRAGDAARRPPELAQLQLQEEMCELGIRLKELELAALIGDGFDARQYKILKTLEEKKIQSMKAMQNLK